A window of the Lactuca sativa cultivar Salinas chromosome 5, Lsat_Salinas_v11, whole genome shotgun sequence genome harbors these coding sequences:
- the LOC111880387 gene encoding uncharacterized protein LOC111880387 has product MNEFDPAHPYNDDNDEDDLFVSMMYQYEFFQMRYDARGKRGFTGLQKCVAAIKLMAMGESPDSVDDYMIMSERTARESLYLLARGVVETFGDQYLHKPSLHDMQQLYAAHEERHGFPEAVASQDLWIWHAFFGVAGSNNDVNVLDQSPIFDDLLSGKAPDAAFTVNGNEYKFGYYLTDGIYPQYSTFVKAFRHPIDPRDKYFKRRQEGARKDVERAFGVLKSK; this is encoded by the exons ATGAATGAATTTGATCCGGCTCATCCGTACAATGATGATAATGACGAAGACGATTTGTTCGTGAGTATGATGTACCA atATGAATTTTTCCAAATGAGATATGATGCTAGAGGCAAACGAGGCTTCACAGGGCTGCAAAAATGTGTTGCTGCAATTAAACTTATGGCAATGGGGGAGTCACCCGATTCTGTTGACGATTATATGATAATGTCTGAGAGGACCGCACGAGAAAGTTTGTATTTATTGGCAAGAGGTGTTGTCGAAACCTTCGGTGACCAATACTTGCACAAACCTTCGTTGCATGATATGCAACAACTATATGCGGCGCATGAAGAAAGACATGGTTTTCCGG AGGCTGTTGCTTCAcaagatttatggatttggcATGCTTTTTTCGGGGTTGCGGGTTCTAACAACGACGTCAACGTTCTCGATCAATCACCAATATTTGACGACCTTTTGTCAGGAAAAGCCCCGGATGCTGCTTTCACAGTGAATGGAAATGAATATAAGTTTGGGTATTATCTTACAGACGGAATATATCCACAATATTCCACGTTTGTGAAGGCGTTTCGGCACCCAATAGATCCAAGAGACAAATATTTCAAGAGACGACAAGAAGGAGCACGTAAGGACGTTGAACGTGCTTTTGGGGTTTTGAAATCAAAATGA